The following coding sequences lie in one Benincasa hispida cultivar B227 chromosome 6, ASM972705v1, whole genome shotgun sequence genomic window:
- the LOC120080530 gene encoding pre-rRNA-processing protein ESF2, protein MSKEESFEVDLTTDCSPKSSKKRAKRRKNKNKQLLMEDADIMEMKEVGSVQLGESNINFDSDKVKKKKKRKKSPQQCVEESSVKDEAGEYENRAETFMKEGSTFSNGGSEKFFEKRKIALEDAENERSSSIVRENSGEKILESNNGKADQRNIKRKKRLLKETTNADMRGICYLSRVPPHMDPLKLRQILSQYGEIQRIYLAPEDAASQVQRKRSGGFRGQFFSEGWVEFTDKRVAKKVANILNGEQIGGRKRSSFYYDLWNIKYLSKFKWDDLTEETAYKHAIREQKLALEISAAKRERDFYLAKVDKSRALNSIEERLKKKQKLREDSEMKSTLADSQKLPKLIRSFPQTQPVADSTVQNKQRLSTNVLAGVFGSS, encoded by the exons ATGTCCAAGGAGGAGAGCTTTGAAGTTGATTTAACAACTGACTGCAGCCCCAAATCTAGTAAGAAAAgagcaaaaagaagaaaaaacaaaaataagcaGTTATTGATGGAAGATGCAGATATCATGGAAATGAAAGAAGTAGGATCTGTTCAGCTGGGGGAAAGCAACATAAACTTTGATAGTGACaaagtaaaaaagaagaaaaagagaaagaagagtcCTCAACAATGTGTAGAGGAGAGCTCTGTCAAGGATGAGGCAGGAGAATATGAAAATAGAGCAGAGACTTTTATGAAAGAGGGTAGTACTTTCTCTAATGGTGGAAGTGagaaattttttgaaaagagGAAAATTGCATTGGAAGATGCTGAGAATGAAAGGTCTAGCAGCATAGTCAGAGAAAACTCTGGAGAGAAGATTCTAGAGTCGAACAATGGAAAAGCAGATCAAAGAAATATTAAGAGGAAGAAACGGCTCTTAAAGGAAACAACAAATGCAGATATGCGTGGTATTTGTTACTTGAGCCGCGTTCCTCCACACATGGATCCTTTGAAACTTCGTCAGATCCTCTCACAGTATGGGGAAATACAAAGAATTTATCTTGCACCCGAGG ATGCTGCAAGTCAAGTTCAACGAAAGCGTTCCGGAGGGTTTCGAGGACAGTTTTTCTCAGAAGG ATGGGTTGAATTTACTGATAAAAGAGTTGCCAAGAAGGTGGCTAATATATTGAATGGTGAACAGATAG GAGGAAGGAAGAGGTCATCTTTCTACTATGATCTCTGGAACATCAAATATTTGAGTAAATTCAAGTGGGATGATCTCACTGAAGAAACTG CTTACAAGCATGCCATTCGGGAGCAGAAACTGGCTTTAGAAATTTCTGCTGCCAAGAGGGAAAGGGATTTCTATCTTGCGAAAGTTGATAAATCACGTGCATTGAATTCCATTGAAGAACGGCTAAAGAAG AAGCAGAAGTTGCGAGAAGATTCAGAAATGAAATCTACACTTGCTGATAGCCAGAAACTTCCAAAGTTGATACGCAGCTTCCCACAAACACAACCAGTTGCAGATTCTACAGTACAAAACAAGCAGAGACTGTCTACAAATGTTCTGGCTGGG GTGTTTGGAAGTTCCTAG
- the LOC120079590 gene encoding cytochrome P450 724B1 — MEVISGSFSPMIIIVLALSFAILIISHSLLKLFVITTSTPNPNLPPGCMGFPFVGETLSFLKPHHSNSIGTFLQHHCSRYGKVFKSHLFGWPAIVSCDRELNIFILQNDDKLFKVSYPKAMHGILGSNSLIIAAGHTHRKLRNVVVSFTSWCKSRPTFLHSLHSLSISLMDSWRSQTQLLFCKQVKLFALSVMVKELFGIEAKESIGSKILKEFETYMKGFVSLPLKLPGTPYSKAVKARERLSYIVKEMMRERRRRGLLEGNDEDFLQVIMSNWKLSDEEIVSVVLDILLGGYETTATLMGLIIYFLSHSPPNVLAKLKEEHQAIRFGKRNGECLNLEDYKQMEFTCNVIFEAMRCGNVVKFLHREALTDVKFKDIVIPCGWKVHPVFSAIHLDPTIHPNPQHFNPWRWTDDKDMSKKVTPFGGGPRLCPGIELAKLEIAFFLHHFVLNYRWKTREDECPLAYPYVKFKRDLVLEIEPLQLLK; from the exons ATGGAAGTTATTAGTGGAAGTTTTAGCCCTATGATTATTATTGTATTAGCTTTGAGCTTTGCAATATTAATCATCTCCCACTCTCTTCTTAAACTCTTTGTGATTACTACTTCAACACCAAACCCTAATTTGCCTCCTGGTTGCATGGGTTTCCCCTTTGTTGGAGAAACTCTCAGCTTCCTCAAGCCTCACCATTCTAACTCAATTGGAACCTTCCTTCAACACCATTGCTCCAG GTATGGGAAGGTTTTCAAATCTCATCTATTTGGTTGGCCGGCGATAGTGTCATGTGATCGAGAGCTTAACATCTTCATTCTTCAGAACGACGATAAGCTTTTCAAAGTAAGTTATCCCAAGGCCATGCATGGCATTCTTGGAAGCAATTCTTTGATTATCGCCGCCGGCCACACCCACCGGAAGCTCAGAAACGTCGTCGTTAGCTTCACCAGCTGGTGCAAATCCAGACCCACTTTCCTTCACTCCCTCCACAGTCTCTCTATCTCTTTAATGGACTCTTGGAGATCCCAAACCCAGCTCCTTTTCTGCAAACAAGTGAAACTG TTTGCTTTAAGCGTCATGGTGAAGGAACTATTTGGCATCGAAGCAAAGGAGTCGATAGGGTCAAAGATATTGAAAGAGTTTGAAACGTATATGAAAGGCTTTGTTTCTTTGCCTTTAAAACTCCCGGGAACTCCCTACTCCAAGGCTGTCAAG GCTAGAGAGAGACTTTCTTACATTGTGAAAGAGATGATGAGAGAGAGGAGAAGGAGGGGATTATTGGAAGGGAATGATGAGGATTTTCTACAAGTGATAATGTCAAATTGGAAGCTTAGTGATGAAGAAATTGTGAGTGTTGTATTGGACATATTGCTTGGAGGTTATGAGACAACAGCTACCCTTATGGGATTGATTATCTATTTTCTCTCACATTCACCTCCTAATGTTCTTGCAAAACTAAAG GAAGAACATCAAGCAATAAGATTTGGAAAAAGGAATGGAGAATGTCTCAATTTGGAAGATTATAAGCAAATGGAGTTCACATGCAAT gtGATATTTGAAGCCATGAGATGTGGGAATGTGGTGAAGTTTTTACATAGGGAAGCTCTTACAGATGTCAAATTCAAAG ATATTGTCATACCATGTGGATGGAAAGTTCATCCAGTTTTCTCAGCAATTCATCTTGATCCAACCATTCATCCAAATCCTCAACATTTTAACCCTTGGAGATGGACT GATGATAAAGACATGAGCAAAAAAGTGACACCATTTGGTGGAGGGCCAAGACTTTGTCCAGGGATTGAGCTTGCCAAACTAGAGATTGCTTTTTTCCTCCATCATTTTGTCCTTAACTATAG GTGGAAGACAAGAGAAGATGAATGTCCACTAGCTTACCCATATGTTAAGTTTAAAAGAGACTTGGTCCTTGAGATTGAGCCCTTGCAGCTCCTAAAGTGA